The Methanomassiliicoccales archaeon region AATATTCTCTATCGGGAGCCATCCACACATACCAGCGTCTGATGGCAATGGGAGTCAAGCAAAACAGACTCAGGTGGCTCACGCCTGATTTAAAGATCAGACAAAAGGGGGAAGTATTCTATTTTACTGGCTGCGCCTATCACCTAGGTACGCTCTTTCCAGACAAAGCCGAAGAACTCCGGAATACGCCGGCAAGCATCGTGAGACTTCTTAATTTCGCTGGCATAGAGCCAGTCGTCAGCAATGATGAAGTGTGCTGCGGGCATGATCTTCTCTGGAGTGGTGACGAAGAAACGATGCTTACTCTCATGGATAGAAATATTGAAGTCATTAAAAGATCTGGAGCAAAGGAGGTTGTTTTCGCTTGCCCTGAGTGCTTGAGAACCTTTGAAATTGATTATCAAGACTTTCTAGGAGACTTCGACTTTGAACTCATACACATATCGGAATTTCTTCTTGATCTCATCGATGCAGGCAAATTGGAGTTTGCCGGAAAATACTACAAGGTTACATACCATGATTCTTGCAGATTAGGTAGGCATCTTGGCATTTACGACCCTCCGAGAGATATCATAAGTGAAGCGGGAATGCAACTAATTGAAATGCAGAACAACAAAGAAAAGGCTGGGTGCTGCGGAGTCAATGCATTTGCAAATTGCGGTGAAGTCTCACAGAAATTGCAGCTCGATCGGCTTGTTGAGGGAACAGCAACAGGTGCGGACGTGATGTTGACATTCTGTCCCAAGTGCGTGATTCATTTCAACTGTCTTACTAAAAGCCCAAAGTTTCCTTTGTTTCAGGAAAAGGTGAAAATAAAAGTAAGGGAATTAGGGAATGTCCTTGCAGAGTGCATAGGAGGAGAGGGTGATAAATGATGGCAGGTAATGTCCCAGAAGAACTGCAGAAGAGATATCTGATGGTTGAACTCTCGTGTGCTGAACGAAAATGCAACCCATGTACATATCCGAATTGTCAAAGATTTGTGCGGGAAAAGGGAAAGGGAAAGGTCATTTCGACACGCGTATTTGAATCCGTTCCTGCGCCACAACCGGACAAAGCAAGGCAAAGATACGTTCTTATCGAACTTTCCTGTGCTGAACGAAAGTGCAATCCATGCACATATCCGAATTGCCAAAGATTTGAAAGGGAAGTAAGTAAGAAGAAATCTTTCAAGATGAAGGTTGTAGAACTCACTGACGCGGGAATCGGTAGGGAAGGTAGTTTAGAAAAGTCTAACGCTGCTATTCAGGAGGTGCGCGGGTGATTGAAGTTTTTTTTACAGACCAGAACATGAAAAGCGTGACGTATAGTTTTGCGTGTGCAATGTTGAAATGTCGATCCGAGAGACTTGACTGTAAAAAAAAGTCATTGAGAAATAGCAAACAGAGGTAAGGATGAGCGGAGGGATTTGATTTGGAAAGAGCTATATTGGTAATTGGAGGAGGAGTTGCGGGAATTCAGGCATCGTTGGATTTAGCGGATAAAGGGGTTATAGTTCATCTCGTAGAAAAGGAACCAAGTATAGGCGGAAGAATGGCACAGCTTGACAAGACCTTTCCAACGAACGATTGTTCTATTTGCATTCTTGCACCAAAAATGGCAGACTGTTATGGTCACCCTAATATAAACGTGATGACTTATTCAGAAGTCATTGGTCTCGAAGGGAGCAAAGGAAATTTCAGAGTCAGAGTACTCAAAAAGGCTCGATATGTTGACGAAGAAAAATGCACAGGATGTGGTGAATGTTTCCAGAAATGCCCGACCAAGGACATCCCGAATGAATTTGAGATGGGTCTGTCAACTCGAAGAGCCATTTATATGCCATTCTTGCAAGCAGTGCCTAGAGTTGCAACAATTGATAGGAATCACTGCAAATACCTTACAGAAGGGAAATGCGGTGTTTGCAAGAAGGTCTGCAAGCGAGATGCGATAAACTACGATATGAAGGATCAAGTCATTGAGTTAGAAGTAGGGGCTATCATTGTGGCGACTGGGTTTGATGTTTGGAATCCAAAAATTGCTTCTGAATATGGTTACGGTCGCTTCCCGAACGTCTTTACGGCGATGGAATATGAGAGAATGATAAATGCTGCTGGTCCGACAGGCGGACACATCAAGCGACGTTCAGATGGTAAAGGACCGAAAAAAATTGCATTTATTCAATGCGTTGGCTCAAGGAATGTCCAATTGAATCATCCATATTGTTGCGCGGTCTGCTGTATGCACTCAACAAAGGAAGCGATGTTAGCGAAGGAACACGATGAAGAGATAAAGGCAACGATTTTCTATAAAGACATGAGATCGTGTGCAAAAGGATTTTATGAATACGTAGTAAGAGCGAAAACCGATTACGGCGTTGAGTATATTAATTCCGACGGCACAGTGCAAGAAGAGACGGAGAATCATGATCCCATTGTGTCATACGACGTCGCAGGACGTCCCGAGCGTAGACCATTCGATATGGTCGTTCTTGCTACGACGCTGGTTCCAAGACCGGGGACGGCTGAACTTGCCAGAATCCTGGGATTAAATCTTGATGAATTTGGTTTCCTAAAACCAAAAGATAGGATACTTGCGCCTGTCGAAACAAATGTTCCTGGTATTTTCATTGCAGGATACTGCGCAGGACCCGCAGATATACCAGAGTCCGTTGCGCAAGGTTCAGCTGCTGCGGCAAAGGCCGCTGAGGTACTTCTTGAATCGAGGGTGTTCGCATGAATGAGGAACAAGTAAGAATAGGTGTATTTATTTGCCATTGCGGGACCAACATCGGCGGGTTTGTCGATGTTCCCGCTGTTACCGAGTACGCTAGGAAGTTACCAGGCGTTGTATTTGCAACAAATAATCTATATACATGCGCAGAGGATGGCCTGACATCAATTCGCGACGCTATTAGAGAACATAACTTGAATCGAGTTGTCGTCGCATCGTGCACTCCTCGAACGCATGCCCCGTTGTTCCAAAGCACTTGTGAGGAGGCGGGTCTTAACAAGTATCTCTTTACATTCGTAAATCTCAGAGAGCACTGTTCTTGGGTTCATATGAAAGAGAAGGAGAAGGCTACGAGAAAAGCGATGGATCTTGTAAGGGCTGGTGTTGCTAGGGCCAGATTACTTCAGCCACAGCAGGAGGCAAGGATCGAAGTGGAGCCAAAAGCACTCGTCATTGGCGGCGGGATTTCGGGCATGACAGCAGCACTGTCAATCGCCCAACAGGGTTTCCCTGTATATTTGGTGGAAAAGGAAAGCGAGTTCGGCGGATTCGTGCGCAATCTCAACAATTTATATTTTGGCGGGAAAGATGCAATGGAAACGATAAAACCCATCGTGGAAAAGGTAATGGCAAATAGAAATATAGTAAAGTGCCTGAACTCAAGGGTCACCTCGGTAGAGGGCTTCATCGGCAACTATAACATCGTTATAGAGACAAATGGCAGGCAAATCAAAGATAAAGTGGGTGTCATAGTGGTTGCTACTGGTGCACTCGAATATATTCCAGAGGGCTTATACGGATACGATCTGTATGAGAACGTCGTAACGCTCGCGGAATTTGAAATCCTTTGCAAAAAGAAGGCACTTCCTAAGATCAACAGCATCGCATTCATCCAATGTGTTGGTTCAAGAGGGCAGGACAAATCATATTGTTCAAGGATCTGTTGCAATGTTGCGATCAAGAATGCGCTGAATGTCGTGGAAAATTATCAGAATATGCTTGGTCTCGAAACTGGAGAAGTTGTTGAGAAGGTACCTGTTGAAATGAAGGCTCCCGAAGAAATTTTGGAAAGGAGACGAAGGAGAAGAGGACGAAGAGAGCGCGGTGAAGAAGAGGAGGAGTCGGAAACCACCTCAGGGGCAGGTAAAGTAGAGGTGACAATATTCAACAGAGATATCATGGCATACGGCGTGGAACACGAGTTAAATTACAACAGAAGCAGGGAAAAACATGTCAGATTTGTGAGATACACACCAGAAAACAAGCCGAAGGTATATAAAGAAGGCGATAAGCTCGTAATCGATTACTGGCACGATACTTTGAAAATGCAGCGGAAGATGCCAGTAGATATGATTGTTCTTTCTACCCCGCTAGTCAACAACCCAGATGCAAAGGACCTCTCCAAGATGCTTAAGGTTCCGCTCGGCCAGGATGGGTTTTTCTTGGAGGCCCATGTTAAATTGAGGCCAGTTGACTTTGCCACAGATGGAATTTTCGTCTGCGGCACGGCGAAGGGGCCCGCCGATATAACTGAAT contains the following coding sequences:
- a CDS encoding heterodisulfide reductase-related iron-sulfur binding cluster, whose translation is MGDFDELIEETGAHDCVECGKCTSVCPVARINSNFAPRLIVLRALEGVSSGLNKEKDIWSCITCEMCNDMCPYKVNYSGFILGLRTRAFKMGNLPEYSLSGAIHTYQRLMAMGVKQNRLRWLTPDLKIRQKGEVFYFTGCAYHLGTLFPDKAEELRNTPASIVRLLNFAGIEPVVSNDEVCCGHDLLWSGDEETMLTLMDRNIEVIKRSGAKEVVFACPECLRTFEIDYQDFLGDFDFELIHISEFLLDLIDAGKLEFAGKYYKVTYHDSCRLGRHLGIYDPPRDIISEAGMQLIEMQNNKEKAGCCGVNAFANCGEVSQKLQLDRLVEGTATGADVMLTFCPKCVIHFNCLTKSPKFPLFQEKVKIKVRELGNVLAECIGGEGDK
- a CDS encoding CoB--CoM heterodisulfide reductase iron-sulfur subunit A family protein, with translation MNEEQVRIGVFICHCGTNIGGFVDVPAVTEYARKLPGVVFATNNLYTCAEDGLTSIRDAIREHNLNRVVVASCTPRTHAPLFQSTCEEAGLNKYLFTFVNLREHCSWVHMKEKEKATRKAMDLVRAGVARARLLQPQQEARIEVEPKALVIGGGISGMTAALSIAQQGFPVYLVEKESEFGGFVRNLNNLYFGGKDAMETIKPIVEKVMANRNIVKCLNSRVTSVEGFIGNYNIVIETNGRQIKDKVGVIVVATGALEYIPEGLYGYDLYENVVTLAEFEILCKKKALPKINSIAFIQCVGSRGQDKSYCSRICCNVAIKNALNVVENYQNMLGLETGEVVEKVPVEMKAPEEILERRRRRRGRRERGEEEEESETTSGAGKVEVTIFNRDIMAYGVEHELNYNRSREKHVRFVRYTPENKPKVYKEGDKLVIDYWHDTLKMQRKMPVDMIVLSTPLVNNPDAKDLSKMLKVPLGQDGFFLEAHVKLRPVDFATDGIFVCGTAKGPADITECVFQAQAAASRATIPLARGYVQTEALTAKVNPMLCSGCGTCVEVCPYKAIQKNKEGVAEVIVAACKGCGCCGATCPEGAIELSHYTDSQLIAEAKAALEEVVE
- a CDS encoding CoB--CoM heterodisulfide reductase iron-sulfur subunit A family protein, which encodes MERAILVIGGGVAGIQASLDLADKGVIVHLVEKEPSIGGRMAQLDKTFPTNDCSICILAPKMADCYGHPNINVMTYSEVIGLEGSKGNFRVRVLKKARYVDEEKCTGCGECFQKCPTKDIPNEFEMGLSTRRAIYMPFLQAVPRVATIDRNHCKYLTEGKCGVCKKVCKRDAINYDMKDQVIELEVGAIIVATGFDVWNPKIASEYGYGRFPNVFTAMEYERMINAAGPTGGHIKRRSDGKGPKKIAFIQCVGSRNVQLNHPYCCAVCCMHSTKEAMLAKEHDEEIKATIFYKDMRSCAKGFYEYVVRAKTDYGVEYINSDGTVQEETENHDPIVSYDVAGRPERRPFDMVVLATTLVPRPGTAELARILGLNLDEFGFLKPKDRILAPVETNVPGIFIAGYCAGPADIPESVAQGSAAAAKAAEVLLESRVFA